One window from the genome of Desulfobacterales bacterium encodes:
- a CDS encoding response regulator transcription factor: protein MNPSEKKRILVIEDEAHIAEGLKLNLVLKGHDVRISADGASGLLDWKDWQPDLIVLDIMLPGIDGLSVLRNIRLEDERVPILILSAKGDSDDKVKGFSYGVDDYLAKPFNLEEFLLRVERLLLRASRYGSGSGSGNGAFPDRELVYAFCGNRIDFSTLTAYGPRGEIRLTEQEAKLLKLFITNRGKPIPRKKLLEIGWGYPGGMKTRTIDNFIVRFRKYFEANPRKPLFFKSLRSVGYVFDHDDGDKSTSGK from the coding sequence ATGAACCCGTCTGAAAAAAAAAGGATACTTGTCATCGAGGACGAGGCGCATATCGCCGAAGGGCTCAAGCTGAATCTGGTGCTTAAAGGCCATGACGTGAGAATTTCCGCAGACGGGGCCAGCGGCCTGCTGGACTGGAAGGATTGGCAGCCGGATTTAATCGTGCTGGACATCATGCTTCCCGGCATAGACGGACTTTCCGTTCTGCGCAATATCCGGCTGGAGGATGAACGCGTCCCGATCCTGATCCTGTCGGCCAAAGGTGATTCCGACGACAAGGTCAAGGGATTTTCATACGGAGTGGACGACTACCTGGCCAAGCCCTTTAATCTGGAAGAGTTTTTGCTGCGGGTGGAACGGCTGCTGCTGCGGGCCTCACGGTACGGCTCCGGGAGCGGCAGCGGGAACGGGGCGTTTCCAGACCGGGAACTGGTTTACGCATTTTGTGGAAACCGGATTGACTTCAGCACGCTGACGGCCTATGGCCCGCGCGGGGAGATACGGCTGACCGAACAGGAAGCGAAACTGTTAAAGCTGTTTATCACCAACCGGGGCAAACCGATTCCCCGAAAAAAACTTCTGGAGATCGGCTGGGGCTATCCAGGGGGAATGAAAACCCGAACCATTGATAATTTTATTGTGCGTTTTCGTAAATATTTTGAAGCCAATCCCCGAAAACCGCTTTTTTTCAAAAGCCTGCGTTCGGTGGGGTATGTTTTCGACCATGATGACGGCGATAAGTCCACATCAGGCAAATAG
- a CDS encoding HAMP domain-containing sensor histidine kinase, with product MQQSKWKWMVHPIFVFIFSIVALSLSLILYIYWYVEVSTGLKGVIERSKINPGQVLAPQTWVVILVLSILVAIILTGIFIIFVYNLKTLRLYRLQRNFIDSFTHELKTPVTSLKLYLETFRKYELSREDQLKYINYMIHDTDRQAETINRMLNLAKIESKTMKGKFVSRDLVAVLKQSYEKNQHVFNGCEVFFHNPSGRALECRIDLPLFEILMMNLLTNAVKYNESKVPRVDITFNPKGRKLHICFEDNGIGLRRPEIKKIFRKFYQTGKSENMTAKGSGLGLYLVESIIRLHKGTVTAANRENNAGSVFTVILPLDAPASV from the coding sequence ATGCAGCAATCAAAGTGGAAGTGGATGGTCCACCCGATTTTTGTCTTTATTTTCTCTATCGTGGCCTTGTCGCTTTCCCTTATTCTTTATATTTACTGGTATGTCGAGGTCAGCACCGGACTCAAGGGCGTCATCGAAAGATCCAAAATCAATCCCGGACAGGTCCTGGCGCCGCAGACCTGGGTGGTGATTCTGGTGCTGTCGATCCTTGTGGCGATCATTCTGACAGGAATCTTTATTATTTTCGTTTATAACCTGAAGACATTGCGGCTCTATCGGCTGCAGCGCAACTTTATCGATAGTTTTACCCACGAACTCAAGACCCCGGTGACTTCATTAAAACTGTATCTGGAAACATTCAGAAAATATGAACTGTCCCGGGAGGACCAGCTTAAATATATCAACTACATGATTCATGACACCGACCGCCAGGCCGAGACCATCAACCGCATGTTAAATCTTGCCAAGATTGAAAGCAAAACAATGAAAGGCAAGTTCGTCAGCAGGGATCTGGTTGCGGTATTAAAGCAGTCTTATGAGAAGAACCAGCATGTCTTTAATGGGTGCGAAGTCTTTTTTCATAACCCTTCAGGACGGGCGCTGGAGTGCCGGATCGATCTTCCCCTGTTTGAAATACTGATGATGAACCTGCTGACCAACGCCGTTAAGTACAACGAATCAAAGGTGCCCCGGGTGGATATTACCTTCAACCCCAAAGGCCGGAAATTGCATATCTGTTTTGAGGATAACGGCATCGGGCTGCGCAGGCCGGAAATTAAAAAGATTTTTCGAAAATTTTACCAGACCGGAAAGTCGGAAAACATGACGGCCAAAGGAAGCGGGCTGGGCCTGTACCTGGTGGAAAGCATCATCCGGCTTCACAAGGGCACCGTCACGGCCGCCAACCGGGAAAACAACGCCGGGTCGGTTTTTACCGTCATTCTCCCCCTGGATGCGCCGGCGTCCGTTTAG
- a CDS encoding cobalamin-dependent protein (Presence of a B(12) (cobalamin)-binding domain implies dependence on cobalamin itself, in one of its several forms, or in some unusual lineages, dependence on a cobalamin-like analog.): MTAAASPVHPLGKKAKILLSSVFGPYARDDAYGSRQINPMELYHNQVTRAQGAFSLRMFHRSFGLMLLQANMDAPCTLLDFPTLERFTEEIKERSYDVVGISAILVNTAKVKKMCELIRKHQPRAVIVIGGHIANRSDLAQIIDADHIVRGDGVRWFRKFLAQDPEAPVRHPLLYSGFGTRSLGITFRDSPGSTAAILIPSVGCPLGCNFCSTSAMFGGKGKFINFYESGDELFTVMRRIESKLKVRSFFVMDENFLFHRQRALRLLELMKQHNKSWSLYVFSSARVLQSYTIEQLVGLGISWVWMGLEGEDSRYAKLRNVDTRLLVKTLKSHGIRVLGSSIIGLEHHTPQNIDRIIDYAVSHDTVFHQFMLYTPVAGTPLYEEHRRNGTLLSESEFPLADAHGQYRFNYRHPHIMDGAEEQFLLSAFRRDFEVNGPSLARLIDTTLEGWQRYKHHPEKRIRDRFGAKVGLLRTAYSAAVWAMTKYYRGSGKMETRLNDLLKRLYAEFGWKTRLFAAPAGRFIHLMLKREEKRLARGWSYEPGSYYEKNAAAMALERKIIKHSEAATACVQWVTGRLSPVPGR, encoded by the coding sequence ATGACAGCTGCGGCATCACCGGTTCATCCCCTTGGCAAAAAAGCGAAAATCCTGCTGAGCAGTGTGTTCGGGCCTTACGCCCGGGACGACGCATACGGCAGCCGCCAAATCAATCCCATGGAGCTTTACCATAACCAGGTCACACGTGCCCAGGGGGCCTTTTCCCTGCGCATGTTTCACCGCTCTTTCGGCCTGATGCTGCTGCAGGCCAATATGGATGCGCCCTGCACCCTCCTTGATTTCCCCACCCTGGAACGCTTCACTGAAGAGATCAAAGAGCGTTCCTATGATGTTGTGGGAATCAGTGCGATTCTGGTCAATACCGCTAAAGTCAAAAAGATGTGCGAACTGATCCGAAAGCACCAACCCCGGGCCGTCATCGTCATCGGCGGTCATATCGCCAACAGATCCGATCTTGCGCAAATCATCGACGCCGATCATATCGTCAGGGGCGACGGCGTCCGCTGGTTCCGGAAATTTCTGGCCCAAGACCCCGAGGCCCCCGTCCGGCATCCGCTGCTCTATTCGGGTTTTGGAACCCGCAGCCTGGGCATCACCTTTAGGGACAGCCCCGGATCCACCGCCGCGATCCTGATCCCATCGGTGGGCTGCCCCTTGGGCTGTAATTTTTGTTCCACCTCGGCCATGTTCGGCGGAAAAGGCAAATTTATCAATTTTTATGAAAGCGGCGACGAACTGTTTACCGTGATGCGCCGGATCGAATCCAAACTCAAGGTGCGGTCTTTTTTTGTGATGGACGAAAATTTTCTGTTCCATCGCCAGCGGGCGCTGCGCCTCCTGGAACTGATGAAACAGCATAACAAAAGCTGGTCTCTGTATGTTTTCAGCTCCGCCCGGGTGCTGCAATCCTATACCATCGAGCAACTGGTCGGGCTGGGGATTTCCTGGGTCTGGATGGGGCTGGAGGGCGAGGACAGCCGCTATGCCAAACTGCGCAATGTCGACACACGCCTTCTGGTGAAAACCTTAAAGTCGCACGGCATAAGGGTTCTGGGCTCATCCATCATCGGACTGGAACACCACACACCCCAAAACATCGACCGAATCATCGATTATGCCGTTTCCCATGACACCGTTTTTCATCAGTTCATGCTCTATACGCCGGTGGCCGGCACCCCCCTTTACGAAGAGCACCGCCGGAACGGAACCCTCTTGTCCGAATCGGAGTTTCCGCTGGCGGACGCCCACGGGCAATACCGCTTCAATTACCGCCACCCCCACATCATGGACGGCGCAGAGGAGCAATTTCTGCTCAGTGCGTTCAGGCGCGATTTCGAGGTCAACGGTCCCAGCCTGGCCCGCCTGATCGACACGACCCTGGAGGGCTGGCAGCGATATAAACACCACCCGGAAAAACGCATCCGTGATCGCTTTGGCGCCAAGGTAGGCCTGCTGCGGACCGCTTATAGCGCCGCCGTCTGGGCAATGACGAAATACTACCGCGGCAGCGGAAAAATGGAAACAAGATTAAATGACCTTCTGAAGCGGCTTTACGCGGAGTTCGGCTGGAAGACCCGCCTCTTTGCCGCGCCGGCGGGCCGCTTTATACATTTAATGCTGAAACGGGAAGAAAAACGGCTGGCCCGCGGCTGGTCCTATGAACCCGGATCGTATTATGAGAAAAACGCCGCCGCCATGGCCCTGGAGCGTAAAATTATAAAACATTCCGAAGCGGCAACCGCCTGCGTCCAATGGGTAACCGGCAGACTTTCTCCGGTTCCGGGGCGATAG
- the yhbY gene encoding ribosome assembly RNA-binding protein YhbY — protein sequence MEKLKGFQRKYLKGIAHGLKPVVFVGQKGITPEVTKAIGEALDQHELIKIKFIEFKEKSLKAEIAGAIERETASEQVGMIGHMAIFYRPQKDPEKRKILLPKRGPS from the coding sequence ATGGAAAAACTGAAAGGGTTTCAGAGAAAATATCTAAAGGGGATCGCCCATGGTCTTAAACCGGTGGTTTTTGTCGGACAGAAGGGAATTACGCCTGAGGTTACCAAGGCCATCGGTGAAGCATTAGATCAACATGAGCTGATCAAGATAAAATTTATTGAGTTCAAGGAAAAAAGCCTGAAGGCAGAAATTGCCGGCGCCATTGAAAGGGAGACCGCATCCGAGCAGGTGGGAATGATCGGTCACATGGCTATTTTTTACCGTCCGCAGAAAGACCCTGAAAAAAGAAAGATCTTGCTGCCAAAGCGGGGGCCGTCCTGA
- a CDS encoding RluA family pseudouridine synthase yields the protein MTKRLSSVTKFLPKGLVILHEDRDILVVDKPPGLLTVATETEKVRTVHFALTDYIRKGSAKSRKQLYIVHRLDKQTSGVLIFAKTETAKANLQGGWKKTEKKYLAVVYGKVAERSGTITSHLTENKASQVVYATTDTTTGKLSHTAYTVLRETKIFSLLEVRPLTGRKNQIRVHLADIGHPVVGDRKYGKANERHDRMALHARSIAFDHPFSGRRLFFEAKVPEYFDKLVGPIPPHLLSQEGVSQ from the coding sequence ATGACGAAACGACTAAGCTCAGTTACAAAGTTCCTGCCGAAAGGGCTTGTGATCCTTCACGAGGACCGGGATATTCTGGTGGTGGATAAGCCGCCGGGCCTCCTGACAGTGGCTACGGAAACGGAAAAAGTGCGCACGGTGCACTTTGCCCTGACGGATTATATCCGCAAGGGCAGCGCCAAATCCCGGAAACAACTCTATATCGTTCACCGGCTGGACAAGCAGACTTCGGGCGTGCTCATCTTTGCCAAGACTGAAACGGCCAAGGCCAATCTGCAGGGCGGCTGGAAGAAAACCGAAAAGAAGTATCTGGCGGTGGTTTACGGCAAAGTTGCCGAGCGCTCCGGCACCATTACGTCGCACCTGACGGAAAACAAGGCGAGCCAGGTCGTTTATGCGACGACCGACACCACCACCGGGAAGCTGTCCCACACGGCATATACGGTTCTGCGGGAGACGAAGATATTCTCTCTGCTGGAGGTCCGGCCCTTGACCGGGCGAAAGAACCAGATACGCGTTCACCTCGCTGATATCGGGCACCCGGTTGTGGGCGACCGGAAGTACGGAAAAGCGAATGAACGCCATGACCGCATGGCGCTTCATGCCAGATCGATTGCCTTTGATCATCCCTTCAGCGGCCGGCGCCTCTTTTTTGAGGCAAAAGTGCCGGAATATTTCGACAAGCTGGTGGGTCCAATCCCTCCACACCTCCTTTCTCAAGAGGGTGTGTCACAATGA
- a CDS encoding NAD(P)/FAD-dependent oxidoreductase — protein MDTDELSSKTMESRRRRGLYFIGEVVDVTGHLGGFNFQWAWSSGVAAGEFV, from the coding sequence GTGGATACGGATGAGCTGTCCTCCAAAACCATGGAAAGCAGGCGCCGGCGGGGGTTGTACTTTATCGGGGAAGTCGTCGATGTCACCGGACATCTGGGCGGATTTAATTTTCAATGGGCCTGGTCGTCGGGGGTTGCGGCCGGGGAGTTTGTATAA